From the genome of Candidatus Eisenbacteria bacterium, one region includes:
- a CDS encoding glycosyltransferase family 4 protein: MKILAINWRDIANPEAGGAEVHIHEILKRFVTWGHEVTLLASGFPDCREEVRIDGIRVIRKGRWHNANLALPIYYVMKLKNERFDIVLEDINKIPFFSPLYAKSRVVATVPHLFGSTVFKETSPILAMYVYLHELLIPLVYAKVPFVAISESTRDDLVRRGVNRHRISVIHCGLDHALYSDSSTIAKSKKALLVYLGRLRKYKGVQYLLKAMLLVKERVPDARLVVVGNGPYKGPLVELSEKLGVLDIVSFVGQVPSDEKVRLLREAHLVVNPSPKEGWGLTVLEANACGTPVVASRSPGLIDSVRDGVSGILVEHGNIRELADAMIRIIEDKELSAKLSKGAKEWSLTFNWDTCAKEMEKFLLGALR; the protein is encoded by the coding sequence TTGAAGATTCTTGCCATAAATTGGCGTGACATTGCCAACCCGGAGGCGGGGGGAGCAGAGGTTCACATCCATGAGATCCTCAAGAGGTTTGTTACGTGGGGCCACGAAGTAACACTTCTCGCGAGCGGCTTCCCGGACTGCAGGGAAGAAGTCCGGATTGACGGGATACGGGTAATAAGAAAGGGGAGATGGCACAATGCGAATCTTGCCTTACCCATATACTACGTAATGAAACTCAAGAACGAGAGATTCGACATCGTTCTCGAAGATATAAACAAGATTCCGTTTTTCAGCCCGCTCTATGCGAAATCAAGAGTCGTTGCGACTGTGCCTCACCTTTTCGGTTCTACTGTGTTCAAGGAGACGTCGCCGATTCTGGCCATGTACGTGTACTTGCATGAACTTCTTATTCCGTTGGTCTATGCCAAAGTTCCTTTTGTTGCCATATCTGAGAGCACCAGGGATGATCTGGTTCGAAGAGGAGTAAACCGTCACCGGATTTCTGTCATTCATTGCGGGCTTGATCATGCACTGTATTCGGATTCAAGCACGATCGCAAAAAGCAAGAAGGCGCTTCTGGTCTACCTCGGAAGACTTCGCAAATACAAAGGCGTCCAGTATCTTCTGAAGGCAATGCTTCTTGTGAAAGAACGCGTCCCAGATGCAAGACTCGTCGTGGTCGGAAACGGACCGTACAAAGGGCCGCTGGTTGAGCTTTCAGAGAAACTGGGAGTTCTGGACATTGTGAGTTTTGTGGGACAGGTCCCGAGTGATGAGAAGGTGAGACTCCTGAGAGAGGCCCATCTCGTCGTCAATCCTTCTCCCAAAGAGGGTTGGGGACTGACAGTGCTTGAGGCAAATGCCTGCGGCACGCCCGTTGTTGCGTCCAGAAGTCCGGGCCTCATCGATTCTGTCAGAGATGGAGTGAGCGGAATCCTCGTCGAGCACGGCAATATCCGTGAGCTTGCAGATGCTATGATAAGAATCATTGAGGACAAAGAGCTTTCTGCAAAGCTCTCAAAGGGTGCGAAAGAATGGTCACTCACCTTCAACTGGGATACTTGCGCAAAGGAAATGGAGAAGTTTCTTCTGGGGGCACTGAGATAG
- a CDS encoding class I SAM-dependent methyltransferase: protein MADEKRDARENGLPRAEWDRFWDSRQTIEDVYSNDKRVIEALRSVLDPRGKTILEVGAGSGRDSIELAKAGARLIVLDYSLNSLSLVKQESSGSKNVELVCADACLLPFRNGSLDAAFHQGLLEHFKDPSLLMAEQNRVLKEGGIVLVDVPQKFHLYTIVKHILMALGLWLVSWETQYTVGGLENVLRANGFSPVSAYGDWMVPGLFYRGTRYLLMRLRIARLPLYPRGIPVVTAVSESFRRWFRKKKVSYYTYFVIGVIARKECRCPR, encoded by the coding sequence ATGGCTGATGAGAAAAGAGACGCACGGGAGAATGGACTCCCACGGGCAGAGTGGGACAGATTCTGGGATTCAAGGCAGACGATCGAGGATGTCTACTCAAATGATAAGAGGGTAATTGAGGCACTTCGTTCCGTCCTTGATCCCCGTGGAAAGACTATTCTTGAGGTCGGAGCGGGCTCTGGACGTGACAGCATCGAGCTGGCGAAAGCCGGTGCCAGACTTATTGTTCTTGACTACTCGCTCAATTCGCTATCGCTCGTCAAACAAGAGTCATCCGGAAGCAAGAACGTAGAGCTAGTCTGTGCCGACGCATGCCTTCTGCCGTTCAGGAATGGAAGTCTCGATGCTGCTTTCCACCAGGGGCTTCTTGAACATTTCAAAGACCCTTCTCTTCTCATGGCAGAACAGAACAGAGTACTCAAGGAGGGAGGGATCGTTCTCGTTGACGTACCCCAGAAGTTCCACCTTTACACAATCGTGAAGCACATCCTCATGGCACTCGGACTCTGGCTTGTCAGCTGGGAGACTCAATACACGGTGGGCGGGCTCGAGAATGTACTCAGAGCCAATGGATTTAGCCCTGTCTCCGCATACGGCGACTGGATGGTGCCTGGACTTTTTTACAGGGGGACGCGGTACTTACTTATGAGACTGCGTATCGCCCGGCTTCCGCTGTATCCGCGCGGAATCCCGGTCGTCACGGCCGTTTCGGAATCATTCAGACGTTGGTTCAGAAAGAAGAAGGTCTCCTACTATACCTATTTTGTGATCGGAGTCATCGCCAGGAAGGAGTGCCGGTGTCCGAGGTAG
- a CDS encoding metallophosphoesterase family protein gives MRIAVISDIHSNLEALDSVLKRIEEDGIDEILCAGDLVGYGAEPNECIDRVNKCSSAVVCGNHDSAAVGLTEPGFFNSVARSAVVWTGEQLTESNKNYLIKLPLSFTRDGFRVVHASPSRPERWNYVFHPVEAGRELHTFHEKVCFIGHSHKPVFFRSDGSDCRISSGETIEFKNNERYLVNVGSVGQPRDGDPRACFAIYSPDEGWVKLVRVVYDIQAAQKKIALAGLPRVLAERLSYGQ, from the coding sequence TTGAGAATAGCTGTCATCTCAGACATCCATTCAAACCTTGAGGCCCTTGATTCGGTGCTGAAGAGAATCGAGGAGGATGGCATTGACGAGATTCTGTGCGCGGGCGATCTTGTCGGCTATGGTGCGGAGCCCAATGAATGCATAGACAGAGTGAACAAGTGTTCAAGCGCAGTCGTTTGCGGAAATCATGACTCTGCTGCCGTAGGGCTGACGGAACCCGGTTTTTTCAACTCGGTTGCCAGGAGTGCAGTTGTCTGGACGGGTGAGCAGCTCACAGAAAGCAACAAGAACTACCTGATCAAACTTCCCTTATCGTTCACAAGAGATGGTTTCAGAGTAGTGCATGCATCACCATCCAGACCGGAAAGATGGAACTATGTCTTCCATCCGGTTGAAGCCGGCAGGGAATTGCATACGTTCCACGAGAAGGTCTGCTTCATAGGGCACTCTCACAAGCCCGTTTTTTTCAGGAGCGATGGGAGCGACTGCCGGATATCTTCCGGAGAGACTATTGAATTCAAGAACAACGAGCGGTATCTCGTCAATGTCGGGAGTGTAGGACAGCCAAGAGACGGAGATCCGAGAGCATGTTTTGCCATTTACAGCCCAGATGAGGGCTGGGTGAAGCTCGTGAGGGTTGTGTACGACATCCAGGCAGCGCAGAAAAAGATCGCACTTGCCGGGCTCCCTCGGGTTCTTGCGGAAAGGTTGAGCTACGGTCAATAA
- the nusB gene encoding transcription antitermination factor NusB — protein MKKRRKARELAFRILYQAEISSGEPMSVANEVLSESEHEASIDSYTRELVRAFSEHARQIDEIISRTSKNWELGRMAATDRNVLRYSVAEILYLTEVPPKVAIDEAIEIARRFGTEDSGKFVNGILDSVAREFRGRELKNPGA, from the coding sequence TTGAAGAAGAGAAGAAAGGCAAGAGAGCTGGCTTTCAGAATCCTCTATCAGGCGGAGATTTCGTCCGGTGAACCTATGTCCGTCGCGAACGAGGTTCTTTCGGAATCCGAGCATGAGGCAAGTATTGACAGCTACACCCGGGAGCTGGTCAGAGCATTCAGTGAGCATGCCCGGCAGATTGACGAGATAATCTCGCGGACCTCAAAGAATTGGGAATTGGGGAGAATGGCAGCCACCGACAGAAATGTCCTGAGATACAGTGTTGCGGAAATTCTTTACCTGACTGAAGTCCCCCCAAAAGTCGCTATCGACGAGGCGATTGAGATCGCAAGGAGGTTCGGGACCGAGGATTCAGGGAAGTTCGTGAACGGCATACTTGACAGCGTTGCACGGGAGTTCCGGGGCAGGGAACTCAAGAACCCGGGAGCGTAA
- a CDS encoding M55 family metallopeptidase, producing the protein MKIYISADIEGITGVTHWNETDLEKRDSAAFREQMTAEVQAACEGAVSAGASEILVKDAHDTGRNIIASKLPKEARLIRGWSGHPFGMMQELDESFYAVIMVGYHSRAGAETSPLAHTMAGSIVYGIKLNDRNASEFLLNAYAAGLARVPVVFVSGDKGLCDEVNTLNSNIGTAAVKEGIGSSTVSIHPEIAVARIREGVAKALKRDVAKCLIRLPNHLVVEIRYKNHFSAYKASFYPGAVLKEPFVVRFETDDYFEALRLLLFTI; encoded by the coding sequence ATGAAAATCTATATCAGCGCTGACATCGAAGGTATCACAGGGGTCACCCATTGGAACGAGACGGATCTTGAGAAACGCGACAGCGCCGCTTTTCGGGAGCAGATGACCGCCGAGGTTCAGGCAGCCTGCGAAGGAGCGGTGAGCGCCGGCGCCAGCGAAATACTGGTCAAGGACGCCCATGATACGGGCAGAAACATCATTGCATCAAAATTGCCCAAAGAAGCTCGCCTGATTCGAGGCTGGAGCGGCCATCCATTCGGCATGATGCAGGAACTGGACGAGTCATTCTATGCAGTCATAATGGTTGGATATCACTCGCGCGCCGGAGCTGAGACCAGTCCGTTGGCTCACACTATGGCGGGGAGCATCGTGTATGGAATCAAGCTCAACGACCGGAATGCCTCCGAGTTCCTGCTAAATGCCTATGCAGCCGGCCTGGCCAGAGTGCCCGTAGTATTCGTTTCCGGGGACAAGGGGCTGTGTGACGAAGTTAATACGCTCAATTCCAACATTGGCACGGCTGCGGTCAAAGAAGGGATAGGAAGCTCAACCGTGAGCATTCATCCTGAGATTGCAGTAGCGAGAATTCGTGAAGGCGTCGCAAAGGCGCTCAAAAGGGATGTGGCAAAATGCCTGATTCGGCTTCCGAATCATTTAGTGGTCGAGATCAGGTACAAGAATCATTTTAGTGCTTACAAAGCTTCTTTTTACCCGGGGGCCGTTCTGAAAGAGCCGTTCGTCGTGCGCTTCGAGACGGACGACTACTTCGAGGCGCTCCGGCTGCTTTTGTTCACAATCTAG